In Leptidea sinapis chromosome 18, ilLepSina1.1, whole genome shotgun sequence, a genomic segment contains:
- the LOC126969641 gene encoding uncharacterized protein LOC126969641, producing the protein MQYQPNSALGPHGYVLSTTEGILKLSETGLLLNKQGILRYRKTIEQSKVDSINMTSTEITLKYIPESSINIDKKNSEHSCACDTNGSESDILKKISKQELSNVLHDEPATAENEEAPVEVEELPNRSKNDPSMLRMSINIRLGKKVGKIRFALGYLSDEQECFEPFFEDSFTGGSCLKINPSDEIYSEHRTSRLFFSDFPIQKTLIACVVTKTLSGHEDQLLNMQLNMTDARGHNTKVVLVGRSVPTDRQQDSEAGNSGSEFLFAYPVEVEPEFGCLQQYLLLNEPGFYVPVENVCNWKVRYYEVNVSRSCIRTITCKTGIPEGPILLGHFALCEKKTGQ; encoded by the exons ATGCAGTACCAGCCGAACTCGGCGCTAGGACCACATGGATACGTGTTGTCTACTACTGAGGGGATCTTGAAATTATCTGAAACAGGATTGTTGTTAAACAAACAGGGTATACTCCGATATCGCAAGACCATAGAGCAAAGTAAAGTTGATTCGATCAACATGACTAGTACGGAGATTACTTTGAAATATATACCAGAGAGTAGTATCAATATAGACAAAAAGAATTCCGAGCATTCATGTGCCTGTGACACTAATGGAAGTGAATCAGACATTTTAAAGAAAATCTCGAAGCAAGAATTGTCCAATGTATTGCACGATGAACCTGCAACAGCCGAAAATGAGGAGGCGCCTGTGGAAGTTGAAGAGCTCCCGAACAGAAGCAAAAATGATCCATCAATGTTGAGGATGTCGATCAACATACGTCTAGGGAAAAAAGTTGGAAAAATTCGTTTTGCACTGGGATACCTATCTGACGAGCAGGAGTGCTTTGAGCCGTTCTTCGAGGATAGCTTCACGGGCGGCTCGTGTCTCAAGATCAACCCCTCTGATGAAATCTACAGCGAGCATCGCACTTCCAGGTTGTTTTTTAGCGATTTCCCCATCCAGAAGACGCTGATAGCGTGTGTTGTGACAAAAACGTTGTCAGGTCATGAAGACCAGCTCCTTAATATGCAATTGAACATGACGGATGCGAGGGGGCATAACACAAAGGTAGTTTTAGTGGGGCGTAGTGTACCCACCGATCGCCAGCAAGACAGTGAGGCTGGCAACTCGGGCTCCGAATTTCTCTTCGCTTACCCCGTGGAAGTTGAGCCGGAATTTGGATGCCTGCAGCAATATCTTTTGCTTAACGAGCCTGGTTTCTACGTTCCCGTGGAAAATGTTTGTAACTGGAAAGTGAG GTACTACGAGGTGAATGTGTCGCGATCCTGCATCAGGACGATCACCTGTAAGACCGGGATCCCTGAAGGGCCAATACTTCTAGGACACTTCGCTCTTTGCGAAAAGAAAACAGGACAATGA